Proteins from a single region of Trypanosoma brucei brucei TREU927 chromosome 7, complete sequence:
- a CDS encoding hypothetical protein, conserved (similar to Neurofilament triplet H protein (200 kDa neurofilament protein)(Neurofilament heavy polypeptide) (NF-H). (Swiss-Prot:P12036) {Homo sapiens}), which yields MSIFGEPLPHEDDTATSLIRREGFPPFSTYDQMPVHYACSCCAEINPSRGRNHLLRTAKQEKELEREKLMQINIIEERAKNPHPSIPRPRTSNLQRVMEDEELNQPAIPLPPTTLDELRKSRRQTNTTRLIVTVHHGKSINVDPRDPVSVLVRCGAFEGQTAKVPRGRSAICTWEELFEFPYPNEEEGLEVLVVDDTLPAENDHMFGGIVVPPHALRNRARGDEETLPVCAAGEMHRSYGRMKETPMGSIVVSWYVKRDGEDDADGAALKQNLEGGPINCNFVVHRLFQYTDNGALPYNGGVLCLLRDTDDNCSESGLYTFNSEGAMSSSPYYGKGGCTYLPQDRSQMLQLITPKKLGHVLICVTKDEVENEEDEELIVVGAVPLDFEKLYHKGSAVLLVESKVKEDVLWGEIAVEWGIISYATIQKSNEEDRQGTQMSNDRTGQRDGSGPRESLFLTVVRGLNLTDREGEPLAQGQVSVFACDMEGSTYSAPAVVEADGLAHVITWNQEVRFIEMDGGQAFIDVQVLDDKRIVSSGRFELLNDSDALTVKMHDPQNETVKRGEILVSYKLIRSTEEDDGESKRELSNEKEEEGSSPRRGASGRSGRGGSKRQSEMRSDQLSSRRNEDGSEYASDSREKSAEKGRSAREKSPSKQRSQKRSPRSSRKSNSKGSTARQTSRSPKSTSPKRNEEEGGRYLDELDEQQVKSAEDGRSPKERPLSKRSEEERGSDRFNESAAKSAEDDRSAQDKPLSKRNEENEDLEELDEQQVKSAEDDRSAQERPLSKRSEEERGSDRFNESAAKSAEDDRSAQDKPLSKRNEEDEDLEELDDPQGHAAEDEQHPSGGERKKKRSPKESEKSRKSPKEGKEKRSPRETTGKSKEESEKSRKSPKEGKEKRSPRETTGKSKEGSEKSRKSPKKSKEKRTPTEAAGKSADEEGYGDDGPLSKRTAEEESLEELDEPQGLAGADERYPVKEDEYTRSPKELAEEDLEELDEPKAEEPTEEQPLSKRNEEGGERLSSKGSEGRFEKEGGKEQRTVKLDVPPTPSPDRKPPIGKGDERSAKKKAASQGGSEKRSGSGKKPVSPEAATKKGRLSGQRDSAENVRGRGDSAGRTRAAEGKPSTSEAESSDVGAAANTRNRSPRSSVRRPSERLDEHNFSISPGASLTSGNWQPWHPTKNASNEDHIPLEKRTTFRNRTETIKQLEMRSRDSRLSSGHPSGNRDSSRRASTNRESSVGRGF from the coding sequence ATGTCTATATTCGGTGAACCACTTCCCCATGAGGATGACACGGCCACGTCCCTCATTCGCCGGGAGGGGTTTCCTCCGTTTTCCACGTACGATCAAATGCCAGTTCACTACGCCTGCAGTTGCTGCGCGGAGATCAATCCTTCACGGGGCCGCAACCACTTGTTGCGCACTGCTAAGCAGGAGAAGGAACTGGAGCGTGAAAAGCTAATGCAAATCAACATCATTGAGGAACGCGCGAAGAACCCACATCCCTCAATCCCCCGCCCGCGCACCAGCAACCTGCAGCGGGTCATGGAAGACGAAGAACTAAACCAGCCTGCAATTCCCCTACCGCCAACGACATTAGATGAACTGCGGAAATCGCGACGACAGACGAATACAACGCGTCTCATCGTCACGGTACACCATGGTAAGAGCATTAATGTCGATCCACGTGATCCAGTTTCTGTCCTTGTGCGCTGTGGTGCGTTTGAGGGTCAAACAGCAAAGGTCCCCCGTGGAAGAAGCGCCATCTGCACGTGGGAGGAGCTGTTTGAGTTCCCGTATCcaaatgaggaggagggtTTGGAGGTGCTTGTCGTTGATGACACACTTCCAGCTGAAAACGACCACATGTTTGGAGGTATTGTTGTCCCCCCACATGCTCTTCGTAATCGCGCTCGCGGTGATGAGGAAACCTTGCCGGTTTGTGCGGCAGGGGAGATGCACCGCAGCTACGGTCGCATGAAGGAAACGCCGATGGGTTCCATCGTTGTGTCATGGTATGTAAAGCGTGACGGGGAGGACGATGCAGATGGTGCGGCCTTGAAGCAAAACCTTGAGGGCGGCCCCATTAACTGTAACTTTGTTGTCCACCGTTTGTTCCAATATACAGATAATGGCGCCCTCCCATACAACGGTGGTGTGCTGTGTCTGCTTCGCGACACGGACGACAACTGCTCAGAATCAGGTCTCTACACATTCAACAGTGAGGGAGCCATGTCGTCCTCGCCATATTACGGAAAGGGAGGATGTACCTACTTGCCCCAGGACCGTTCGCAGATGCTGCAACTCATTACACCCAAGAAACTTGGTCACGTTCTCATTTGTGTTACCAAGGATGAGGTCGAAAacgaagaagacgaagaaCTCATTGTGGTCGGTGCTGTTCCACTTGACTTCGAGAAGCTTTACCACAAGGGTTCTGCAGTTTTGCTCGTCGAATCCAAGGTCAAAGAGGATGTACTCTGGGGTGAGATCGCGGTCGAGTGGGGAATCATATCATATGCAACCATTCAGAAGAGTAATGAGGAAGATAGACAGGGTACACAAATGTCAAATGACCGTACTGGACAGAGAGATGGATCAGGACCACGTGAATCATTGTTCTTGACGGTTGTTCGTGGACTCAACCTGACAGACCGGGAAGGGGAACCATTGGCGCAGGGACAGGTTTCCGTCTTTGCTTGTGATATGGAAGGTTCAACATACTCTGCGCCAGCTGTGGTAGAGGCTGACGGCTTAGCGCATGTCATCACTTGGAATCAAGAGGTGCGCTTCATTGAGATGGACGGTGGGCAAGCCTTCATTGACGTTCAAGTTCTTGACGACAAGAGAATTGTGAGCAGTGGGCGCTTTGAGTTGCTCAACGACAGTGATGCCTTGACCGTAAAAATGCACGACCCGCAAAATGAAACCGTGAAGAGGGGAGAAATCCTTGTCTCCTACAAGCTCATCCGATCCACTGAGGAGGATGACGGTGAGTCCAAGAGGGAGCTAAGtaatgaaaaggaggaggaaggctCCAGTCCCAGGAGAGGCGCGAGCGGACGATCTGGCCGGGGAGGGAGCAAACGACAGAGTGAAATGAGGAGTGACCAGCTCTCTTCAAGGAGGAACGAAGATGGTTCAGAATATGCAAGTGACTCTCGCGAGAAGAGTGCGGAGAAGGGGCGGTCCGCAAGGGAAAAATCACCTTCGAAGCAACGGTCGCAGAAGCGCTCCCCCAGGAGCTCAAGGAAAAGTAACAGCAAAGGTTCCACTGCCAGGCAGACATCGCGGTCACCAAAGAGCACTTCTCCGAAGcgtaatgaagaagaggggggCAGATATCTTGACGAGCTCGATGAGCAACAGGTGAAGAGCGCAGAGGATGGACGCTCCCCCAAGGAGAGACCACTCTCAAAGcgcagtgaagaagaaaggggaTCGGATAGGTTCAATGAATCTGCGGCTAAGAGCGCAGAGGACGACCGGTCCGCACAGGATAAGCCACTTTCAAAGCGCaatgaggaaaatgaagatcTCGAGGAACTCGATGAGCAGCAGGTGAAGAGCGCGGAGGACGACCGTTCTGCACAGGAGAGACCACTCTCAAAGcgcagtgaagaagaaaggggaTCGGATAGGTTCAATGAATCTGCGGCTAAGAGCGCAGAGGACGACCGCTCCGCACAGGATAAGCCACTCTCAAAGCGCaatgaggaagatgaagatctCGAGGAACTCGATGATCCTCAGGGCCACGCTGCTGAGGACGAACAACATCCCAGTGGAGGAGAGCGCAAGAAGAAGCGTTCCCCAAAGGAATCGGAAAAGAGCCGCAAGTCCccgaaagagggaaaggagaagcGATCACCCAGAGAAACAACAGGCAAGTCAAAGGAAGAGTCGGAAAAGAGCCGCAAGTCCcccaaagagggaaaggagaagcGATCACCCAGAGAAACAACAGGCAAGTCTAAAGAAGGATCGGAGAAAAGTCGCAAATCCcccaaaaaaagcaaagaaaagcgCACTCCCACGGAGGCAGCGGGTAAGTCGGCCGATGAGGAGGGGTATGGAGATGATGGGCCTCTTTCAAAGCGCACTGCAGAAGAGGAGAGTTTGGAGGAGCTTGATGAACCCCAGGGACTTGCTGGTGCGGATGAACGGTATCCTGTGAAGGAGGATGAATATACCCGTTCTCCAAAGGAATTGGCGGAGGAGGATCTGGAGGAGCTCGATGAGCCCAAGGCGGAGGAACCCACAGAGGAGCAGCCGCTCTCGAAGCGTAATGAGGAAGGGGGTGAACGATTGTCTTCGAAGGGCTCTGAGGGGCGCtttgagaaggaaggtgggaAGGAGCAGCGGACAGTGAAACTCGACGTACCACCGACACCGAGCCCAGATCGGAAGCCGCCAATTGGCAAAGGAGATGAGCGTagcgcaaagaagaaggcagCATCTCAAGGCGGCTCCGAGAAGCGTTCCGGATCGGGGAAAAAACCGGTTTCACCCGAGGCAGCAACGAAGAAGGGTAGACTCAGCGGACAGCGGGACTCCGCAGAAAATGTACGTGGCCGCGGCGACAGTGCGGGCCGAACCCGGGCTGCCGAAGGGAAACCCTCCACCTCAGAGGCTGAAAGTTCAGATGTCGGTGCCGCCGCCAACACCCGCAACAGGTCACCGCGAAGTTCTGTCCGACGGCCAAGTGAGAGATTGGATGAGCACAACTTTTCAATCAGCCCCGGGGCGAGTCTCACCTCCGGCAACTGGCAGCCGTGGCATCCAACCAAGAACGCCAGCAATGAGGACCACATCCCACTCGAAAAGCGCACCACATTCCGCAATCGCACCGAAACTATCAAGCAACTAGAGATGCGATCCCGCGATTCGAGATTGAGTAGCGGGCACCCTTCGGGCAACCGTGATTCTTCCCGACGCGCTTCAACAAACCGCGAATCATCCGTTGGGCGAGGTTTCTAA
- a CDS encoding protein kinase, putative yields MDRFTKVRNIGKGNMGACVLVRNNEDGKLYVIKQVDLTKMNRKERQQSLNEAHLLKSLQHPNVINYVDSFLTNKSDYICIVMEYADGGDLSSRIKKSYGVNFRETQVIDWIIQLALSLSYVHKRKVLHRDVKSQNVFLTSQNILKLGDFGIARTLSGTYDQAKTFVGTPYYLSPELIMERPYDHRSDVWALGVIVYELLTLKHPFNATSMKGLMQRILKLQYEPIPPLYTTELRNIVPRLLTRDPAHRIRLSDLLDLPVIHRRLREWMLSDVMPKDYIETLLRNGLLPSQVAALRKSAVVPPAAPTTLPARDRTQCLTPLSPEVITKPSKLPSPIPAGGSSPPLVTDISEGLSPKLPQLDQRQKQQTPQQNDHFQQQQQQQQQQQQQQTPSLQPSQQLNGARLPSQDRDAGAKKQQLQPKHLYINYKKFNGGYNSSSVSGNGVVKQNSSAPNPMCVPSGPRNAGVSPSNAPSIVPNSARHFTAILGPGRQNGQNVVAAPPQSSEYGPTGHNINAIGCRGTAQPSVVPNSIILQRLAEHRAHKRSQQETGNTALRLNPFLHQPNAPAPLPYLAGVQQLDIRAMLQRATLERARRNAT; encoded by the coding sequence ATGGATAGGTTTACTAAGGTCCGTAATATTGGGAAAGGGAACATGGGCGCCTGCGTCCTTGTGCGCAATAACGAAGACGGCAAGCTCTACGTAATCAAGCAGGTGGACCTTACGAAGATGAATAGAAAAGAGCGCCAGCAGAGCCTTAACGAGGCACACCTGCTGAAATCGCTTCAACACCCGAATGTGATTAATTATGTGGACAGTTTCCTTACCAACAAATCCGATTACATTTGCATTGTGATGGAGTACGCAGATGGCGGTGACCTGAGTTCCCGCATCAAGAAATCATATGGGGTGAACTTCCGTGAAACACAGGTTATCGATTGGATTATTCAGTTAGCGCTTAGTCTGTCCTACGTGCACAAACGTAAGGTGCTTCATCGTGACGTCAAATCGCAGAATGTGTTTTTAACCAGCCAGAATATCCTGAAGCTGGGAGACTTTGGTATTGCTCGAACCCTTAGTGGCACATACGATCAAGCCAAAACATTTGTAGGAACACCGTATTATTTATCACCAGAGCTCATTATGGAACGTCCATATGACCACCGTAGCGATGTGTGGGCATTAGGTGTTATTGTGTATGAGCTGTTGACGCTGAAGCACCCCTTCAACGCGACAAGTATGAAAGGGCTAATGCAGCGGATCCTTAAACTGCAGTACGAGCCGATTCCTCCACTATATACGACGGAGTTACGTAATATTGTACCGCGTCTGCTAACCAGAGATCCCGCGCACCGCATTCGTTTGTCAGATCTCCTCGATCTCCCTGTGATTCACCGGAGATTGAGGGAGTGGATGCTGTCTGATGTGATGCCTAAGGATTACATCGAAACTCTGCTGCGTAACGGATTACTTCCGTCGCAAGTGGCAGCACTTCGGAAGTCGGCGGTAGTTCCCCCTGCTGCGCCGACTACGTTACCGGCTAGGGACCGCACGCAGTGCTTAACACCATTATCGCCCGAGGTAATAACAAAACCGTCGAAACTGCCGTCCCCGATCCCGGCAGGAGGGAGCTCTCCACCGTTGGTGACGGATATATCAGAAGGATTGTCACCGAAATTGCCACAACTCGACCAGCGACAGAAGCAGCAGACGCCACAGCAAAATGACCActtccagcagcagcagcagcagcaacaacaacaacaacaacaacagacacCGTCGTTGCAACCTTCGCAGCAGCTCAATGGGGCCCGGCTCCCCTCCCAGGATCGTGACGCGGGTgccaaaaagcaacaactgcAACCGAAGCACCTGTACATTAATTACAAAAAGTTTAATGGCGGCTACAACTCATCTAGTGTGTCCGGTAATGGAGTGGTGAAGCAAAACTCCTCCGCTCCAAACCCAATGTGTGTGCCTTCTGGGCCGCGTAACGCCGGTGTCAGCCCCAGCAACGCTCCGTCTATAGTTCCCAACAGCGCTCGACACTTCACTGCGATCCTGGGGCCTGGACGACAAAATGGCCAAAATGTTGTTGCAGCACCTCCACAAAGTAGCGAGTACGGCCCGACAGGTCACAATATCAACGCCATCGGATGTCGGGGCACCGCGCAACCGAGTGTTGTACCGAACAGTATAATTCTTCAACGACTCGCGGAACACCGGGCTCACAAACGCAGTCAGCAGGAGACCGGTAACACCGCATTACGCTTGAATCCATTCCTTCACCAACCAAATGCGCCGGCTCCACTGCCATATTTAGCTGGGGTTCAACAATTAGACATTAGGGCGATGTTACAGCGCGCAACGTTGGAGCGCGCAAGGCGGAATGCTACTTGA